From a region of the Coriobacteriia bacterium genome:
- a CDS encoding adenylate/guanylate cyclase domain-containing protein, translating into MDRGRRRYSGAFRWMRAAAFLAGAAAALSRAPFFPAPLRLAVAAGVAALGLLSPRIGVAAFVVALSLPLIAEDVIVGVAFLVVGLAAVRYLGGDGARPFVVVVLAFIASLLKLEWAVVAMAGYVLGASDGLVATLVACAVLEATGIVLGVPAMGATATGGGTAVLTLAEAPEGAVTFSWLPSSLRSADPAGAVAAFKSASPLPVLLLQPLVWAAGAGVAGTAARRLPGKAGAARVALAASAAAGGVVVVALGSMALRALGSPLAAGVLVPAALTSAAVAAFAGAALEGLFPPLPVPEPEAPPLTGIQAEDADVDELLRVIASAEEELAAKHTMEGAVLITDMKAFSAMTEEDGSVMSAKRIQRHRDLLLPVISAHGGHGKSTGGDGLVAAFDDPVAALHAAVDMQQTLDAYNETNSGDRAMLIRIGIGFGEVVLDRGGCPFIGSGLNKAARVMNLADGGQILACADVVAHAGRRAPATAPKGSYELKNIPGEVEVVEVPWEPAQRKAAGG; encoded by the coding sequence ATGGATCGGGGAAGAAGGCGCTACTCCGGTGCGTTCCGATGGATGCGCGCGGCGGCCTTCCTGGCCGGCGCGGCCGCGGCGCTCTCGCGGGCGCCGTTCTTCCCCGCGCCGCTCCGGCTGGCCGTGGCGGCGGGTGTGGCCGCCCTCGGCCTGCTCTCCCCCCGGATCGGGGTCGCCGCCTTCGTCGTCGCGCTGTCGCTCCCGCTGATCGCGGAGGACGTGATCGTAGGCGTGGCGTTCCTCGTCGTCGGGCTCGCCGCGGTCCGATACCTCGGCGGGGACGGCGCGCGGCCGTTCGTCGTCGTCGTGCTCGCCTTCATCGCGTCGCTGCTGAAGCTCGAGTGGGCGGTCGTCGCCATGGCCGGATACGTCCTCGGGGCGTCGGACGGCCTGGTCGCCACCCTCGTGGCCTGCGCGGTGCTCGAGGCCACGGGGATCGTGCTCGGCGTGCCCGCGATGGGTGCCACCGCCACAGGCGGCGGCACGGCGGTGCTCACACTGGCCGAGGCGCCCGAGGGAGCCGTGACGTTCTCGTGGCTGCCGTCGTCGCTGCGCTCCGCCGACCCGGCCGGGGCGGTCGCCGCGTTCAAGTCGGCCTCCCCGCTGCCGGTGCTGCTGCTGCAGCCGCTCGTGTGGGCGGCGGGAGCGGGCGTGGCCGGCACGGCGGCCCGACGCCTCCCAGGGAAGGCCGGAGCCGCCAGGGTCGCGCTTGCGGCGTCCGCCGCCGCGGGAGGCGTCGTCGTGGTTGCCCTCGGAAGCATGGCCCTGCGCGCTCTCGGCTCGCCGCTCGCCGCCGGCGTCCTGGTCCCCGCGGCGCTGACCTCCGCCGCCGTCGCCGCCTTCGCGGGCGCGGCCCTCGAGGGGCTCTTCCCGCCGCTGCCGGTGCCCGAGCCCGAGGCGCCGCCGCTGACGGGCATCCAGGCCGAGGACGCCGACGTCGACGAACTGCTGCGCGTCATCGCCAGCGCCGAGGAGGAGCTCGCCGCCAAGCACACCATGGAGGGTGCGGTCCTGATCACGGACATGAAGGCGTTCTCGGCGATGACCGAGGAGGACGGGAGCGTGATGTCGGCCAAGCGCATCCAGCGCCACCGCGATCTGCTGCTGCCGGTGATCTCCGCGCACGGAGGACACGGCAAGTCGACCGGCGGCGACGGCCTCGTCGCGGCATTCGACGACCCCGTCGCAGCCCTGCATGCGGCCGTGGACATGCAGCAGACCCTCGACGCGTACAACGAGACCAACTCGGGTGACAGGGCGATGCTCATCCGCATCGGCATAGGGTTCGGCGAGGTCGTGCTGGACAGGGGCGGGTGTCCCTTCATCGGAAGCGGCCTGAACAAGGCCGCCCGGGTGATGAACCTCGCCGACGGAGGGCAGATCCTCGCGTGCGCCGACGTCGTCGCGCACGCCGGGCGACGAGCGCCCGCGACGGCGCCGAAGGGCTCCTACGAGCTGAAGAACATCCCCGGCGAGGTCGAAGTCGTCGAGGTGCCGTGGGAACCCGCGCAGCGGAAGGCCGCCGGGGGGTGA
- a CDS encoding DUF3307 domain-containing protein, translating into MVLYLNMFLGHVLGDFVLQPGRLVMAKRNRLAGLLGHVAVVAACTAAVLVSDLASLWRVVAYVAAAHLLIEVVTIHARRGRAARGLFVFGLDQALHLASLVPPVLMLGTEVSVKPATFGYQLDVARLAAVTAMATVVFFGSILVFEASETAEARDEPLLPLDAARLLGMVERGTSLGAALLAGPALLALPFLPRTLAALRLQPRDRLRQVTIAVSGLLLCAAAYAFVAAVAAAVSLGYL; encoded by the coding sequence ATGGTCCTGTATCTCAACATGTTCCTCGGGCACGTGCTCGGGGACTTCGTGCTCCAGCCCGGACGCCTGGTGATGGCGAAGCGCAACCGGCTCGCGGGGCTACTCGGGCACGTGGCGGTCGTGGCTGCTTGCACGGCCGCCGTCCTGGTGAGCGACCTGGCGAGTCTGTGGCGCGTGGTGGCGTACGTGGCGGCGGCCCATCTCCTGATCGAGGTGGTCACGATCCACGCGCGTCGCGGGCGCGCGGCGCGCGGCCTGTTCGTCTTCGGTCTCGACCAGGCGCTGCACCTGGCCTCTCTCGTCCCGCCCGTCCTCATGCTGGGCACGGAGGTCTCCGTGAAGCCGGCGACCTTCGGGTATCAGCTCGACGTCGCGCGCCTCGCGGCCGTGACCGCCATGGCGACCGTCGTCTTCTTCGGGTCGATCCTGGTGTTCGAGGCGTCCGAGACGGCTGAAGCGCGCGACGAGCCGCTCCTGCCGCTGGACGCCGCGCGGCTGCTCGGGATGGTCGAACGCGGGACCTCGCTCGGAGCCGCCCTGCTCGCCGGACCGGCGCTGCTCGCGCTGCCGTTCCTGCCCCGGACCCTCGCCGCGCTGCGCCTGCAGCCCCGCGACCGTCTCCGCCAGGTGACGATCGCGGTGTCGGGGCTGCTGCTGTGCGCCGCTGCCTACGCGTTCGTGGCCGCCGTGGCGGCGGCCGTCTCCCTCGGGTACCTCTAG
- a CDS encoding cyclic nucleotide-binding domain-containing protein, whose translation MRGEEARRMGYEEFLAQVPLFANCSPEEIAAIAAISRQDSFEPDEVIVTQGTPGQAFYLILSGRVEILRDESSLGTFGPGDFFGEMSLLDQAPRSATIRAFEPTTCLMLAAQDLRMLLESVPSIALRLLEVLCRRLRVTGERLGQ comes from the coding sequence ATGAGAGGCGAGGAGGCGCGCCGCATGGGCTACGAGGAGTTCCTCGCCCAAGTGCCGCTCTTCGCGAACTGCTCGCCCGAGGAGATCGCCGCGATCGCGGCGATCTCCCGGCAGGACTCGTTCGAGCCGGACGAGGTCATAGTGACGCAGGGCACACCGGGACAGGCCTTCTACCTCATCCTCTCCGGTCGCGTGGAGATCCTGCGCGACGAGTCCTCGTTGGGCACGTTCGGTCCGGGGGACTTCTTCGGCGAGATGTCCCTTCTCGACCAGGCGCCTCGCTCGGCCACCATCCGCGCCTTCGAGCCGACGACGTGCCTCATGCTGGCGGCGCAGGACCTGCGGATGCTGCTCGAGAGCGTCCCTTCGATCGCGCTGAGACTGCTGGAGGTGCTCTGCCGCCGGTTGCGCGTGACGGGTGAGCGGCTGGGACAATGA